In Nymphaea colorata isolate Beijing-Zhang1983 chromosome 3, ASM883128v2, whole genome shotgun sequence, a genomic segment contains:
- the LOC116250467 gene encoding uncharacterized protein LOC116250467 translates to MPCILQHSSFNGEIFDKECPPAQDVVGVVRHKSFSYYRLPQKLLKLSVVKLDGSRFDVQVARTASVAELKRRVEDVFDQAPEEGRGKISWSHVWGYFCLCYEGFKLINDKELLRNFGINDGAQLRFIRYLSIHYLPAARLKNHTAAHGQCTSPRQPKQEDDDIDDDEDKHKEMINQKEFKLAHFLRGWLQCSRLCFVGRAESFQRLASDDYSTDEKPKCRLTRSHSSC, encoded by the exons ATGCCTTGCATCTTGCAGCATTCTTCATTCAACGGGGAAATCTTCGACAAGGAGTGCCCGCCTGCGCAGGACGTCGTTGGTGTCGTCCGGCACAAGAGTTTTTCGTATTACAGGCTTCCGCAGAAGCTCCTGAAACTATCGGTGGTGAAATTGGACGGAAGCCGCTTCG ATGTGCAAGTTGCTAGGACGGCTTCGGTTGCGGAACTCAAGCGACGTGTGGAAGATGTGTTCGATCAAGCGCCTGAAGAAGGCAGAGGAAAGATTTCGTG GTCTCACGTGTGGGGATATTTCTGCCTATGCTATGAGGGTTTCAAGCTAATCAATGATAAAGAGCTTCTCCGTAACTTTGGAATCAACGATGGAGCTCAG CTTCGTTTCATAAGGTATTTATCTATTCATTATCTTCCAGCAGCGCGGCTTAAAAATCACACTGCAGCTCATGGGCAATGCAC GTCACCACGACAAccaaaacaagaagatgatgacattgatgatgatgaagataaaCATAAAGAAATGATCAATCAAAAAGAATTTAAGCTAGCTCATTTTTTGAGAGGATGGCTTCAATGTTCAAGATTGTGTTTTGTGGGGCGAGCAGAAAGCTTTCAAAGGTTGGCCAGCGACGATTATTCAACTGATGAAAAGCCAAAATGTAGACTGACAAGATCCCACAGCAGTTGCTAG